Proteins encoded by one window of Xanthomonas sp. DAR 80977:
- a CDS encoding TetR/AcrR family transcriptional regulator, producing MDLRTDAAQRRRLLLDAADEVFCEHGVLAPLELVVERSGVGRATLYRNFADRADLMLALMQRALDGLEGCARDIGERPDGLFLLLRDVAEHIAMSAPLADYWRSMPRDHPAIEVAHARLMGVLLPFLRRATDAGLCRPGLDGEDLGLLMDMLGACQRGSDEAERKALALRSCRLLCHALATPAAAATL from the coding sequence ATGGACCTGCGCACCGATGCCGCCCAACGCCGCCGCCTGCTGCTCGACGCGGCCGACGAAGTGTTCTGCGAGCACGGCGTGCTGGCGCCGCTGGAGCTGGTGGTCGAGCGCTCCGGCGTCGGCCGCGCCACCCTGTACCGCAATTTCGCCGACCGCGCGGACCTGATGCTGGCGCTCATGCAGCGCGCCCTGGACGGGCTGGAAGGCTGCGCGCGCGACATCGGCGAGCGCCCCGACGGCCTGTTCCTGCTGTTGCGCGACGTTGCCGAACACATCGCGATGTCGGCGCCGCTGGCCGACTACTGGCGCTCGATGCCGCGCGACCATCCTGCGATCGAAGTGGCGCATGCGCGGCTGATGGGTGTCCTGCTGCCGTTCCTGCGCCGCGCCACCGACGCCGGGCTGTGCCGCCCGGGTCTGGACGGCGAGGACCTGGGCCTGCTGATGGACATGCTCGGCGCCTGCCAGCGCGGCAGTGACGAGGCCGAACGCAAGGCCTTGGCGCTGCGCAGTTGCCGGCTGCTGTGCCACGCGCTGGCCACGCCCGCTGCGGCGGCGACGCTATGA
- the ppc gene encoding phosphoenolpyruvate carboxylase, with amino-acid sequence MNEYRSSIVFATPDIPLRDDVRRLGALVGDLLAEQVSAEFLDEIETIRTTAIARRESDAPPSSLSQQLYARAPRDAEALVRAFSTYFQVVNIAERVHRIRRRRDYQRNSADTPQPDGLHDALRRLKAQGVSAQELGEWLPRIDVEPVFTAHPTEAVRRALLEKEQLMVASLVDNLDGMRTPGERATDAARFRMALTASWQTADSSPVRPTVEDEREHVGFYLTQVLYRVVPVMYETLEHAIEETYGEPVPLPRLLRFGTWVGGDMDGNPNVDAGTITATLDAQRRAVLDRYLKELWQLASLLSQSTTLVAVSDALLAQLERYRQLLPEAAARSRPRHGDMPYRLLNDLMRARLQATLDDAPGAYAAPAELEQDLQLILDSLQANKGLHAGWFAVRRLLWRVRSFGFHLARLDVRQESSVHARAVAAALGEDDWEARSAEARAATLGTYAGGERTLPAAPDDAGNARLDAVFAALADARTRHGADALGSYIISMAHNRADVLTVLALARRGGLVDAEGAVPLDIVPLFETVDDLRGGTDTLRDLLADPVYRRHLAARADVQMVMLGYSDSGKDGGIAASRWGLQRAQVELLEVAAELGIRLTFFHGRGGSIVRGGGKTTRALEAAPRGSVDGRLRVTEQGEVIHRKYGIRALALRSLEQMTGAVLLSSMRPRAPDAREEAWRPVMDIVAEHSTRAYRSFVGDAEFMRYFRLATPIDVIERMTLGSRPSRRLGQDAALDNLRAIPWVFAWSQARAVIPGWYGVGSGLRAAVEAGHEETLREMAADWPFFRTFLDDIAMVLSKGDLNIAEMFSRLAGPLHERFFPRIRDELALTKGWVKALTGQASLLQHDPRLALSIRLRNPYIDPISVLQVDLLQRWRATDGEDEALLRALVACVNGVSQGVQNTG; translated from the coding sequence ATGAACGAGTACCGCAGCAGCATCGTGTTTGCCACGCCCGATATTCCCTTGCGCGACGACGTACGCCGATTGGGGGCGCTGGTAGGCGACCTGCTCGCCGAGCAGGTGTCTGCGGAGTTCCTGGACGAGATCGAAACCATCCGCACCACCGCGATCGCGCGCCGCGAGAGCGATGCGCCGCCGTCCTCGCTGAGCCAGCAGCTGTACGCGCGCGCGCCGCGCGATGCCGAGGCGCTGGTGCGCGCCTTCAGCACCTATTTCCAGGTGGTCAACATCGCCGAGCGCGTGCACCGCATCCGCCGCCGTCGCGACTACCAGCGCAACAGCGCCGACACGCCGCAGCCGGACGGCCTGCACGACGCGTTGCGCCGGCTCAAGGCGCAGGGGGTGAGCGCGCAGGAACTGGGCGAATGGCTGCCGCGCATCGACGTGGAGCCGGTGTTCACCGCGCACCCGACCGAGGCGGTGCGCCGCGCGCTGCTGGAAAAGGAGCAGCTGATGGTGGCCAGCCTGGTCGACAACCTCGACGGCATGCGCACGCCCGGCGAGCGCGCCACCGATGCGGCGCGCTTCCGCATGGCGCTGACCGCGTCGTGGCAGACCGCCGATTCCTCGCCGGTGCGGCCGACCGTGGAGGACGAGCGCGAGCACGTCGGCTTCTACCTGACCCAGGTGCTGTACCGGGTGGTCCCGGTGATGTACGAGACCCTGGAGCATGCGATCGAGGAAACCTACGGCGAGCCGGTGCCGCTGCCGCGGCTGCTGCGGTTCGGCACCTGGGTCGGCGGCGACATGGACGGCAATCCGAACGTGGATGCCGGCACCATCACCGCCACGCTCGACGCGCAGCGCCGCGCGGTGCTGGACCGTTACCTGAAGGAGCTGTGGCAACTGGCCAGCCTGCTCAGCCAGTCGACCACGCTGGTGGCGGTCAGCGATGCGTTGCTGGCGCAGCTGGAACGCTACCGGCAGTTGCTGCCCGAGGCCGCGGCGCGCTCGCGGCCGCGCCATGGCGACATGCCGTACCGCCTGCTCAACGACCTGATGCGCGCGCGCCTGCAGGCGACGCTGGACGACGCGCCGGGCGCCTACGCCGCGCCGGCCGAACTGGAGCAGGACCTGCAGCTGATCCTGGACAGCCTGCAGGCCAACAAGGGCCTGCACGCCGGCTGGTTCGCGGTGCGCCGCCTGTTGTGGCGGGTGCGCAGCTTCGGTTTCCACCTGGCGCGGCTGGACGTGCGCCAGGAGTCCAGCGTGCATGCGCGCGCGGTCGCCGCGGCGCTGGGCGAGGACGATTGGGAGGCGCGCTCGGCCGAGGCACGCGCGGCCACGCTCGGCACCTATGCCGGCGGCGAGCGGACCCTGCCGGCGGCGCCCGACGATGCCGGCAACGCGCGGCTGGACGCGGTGTTCGCCGCGCTCGCCGATGCGCGCACGCGGCACGGCGCCGATGCGCTGGGCAGCTACATCATCAGCATGGCGCACAACCGCGCCGATGTGCTGACCGTGCTCGCGCTGGCGCGGCGCGGCGGCCTGGTCGACGCCGAGGGCGCGGTGCCACTGGACATCGTGCCGCTGTTCGAGACCGTGGACGACCTGCGCGGCGGCACCGACACCTTGCGCGACCTGCTCGCCGATCCGGTCTACCGCCGCCACCTGGCCGCGCGCGCCGACGTGCAGATGGTGATGCTCGGCTATTCGGACAGCGGCAAGGACGGCGGCATCGCCGCCTCGCGCTGGGGCCTGCAGCGCGCGCAGGTGGAACTGCTCGAGGTGGCCGCCGAACTCGGCATCCGCCTGACCTTCTTCCATGGCCGCGGCGGTTCCATCGTGCGCGGCGGCGGCAAGACCACGCGCGCACTGGAAGCGGCGCCGCGCGGCAGCGTCGATGGCCGCCTGCGCGTCACCGAGCAGGGCGAGGTGATCCACCGCAAGTACGGCATCCGCGCGCTGGCGCTGCGCTCGCTGGAGCAGATGACCGGCGCGGTGCTGCTGTCGAGCATGCGCCCGCGCGCGCCGGACGCGCGCGAGGAGGCATGGCGGCCGGTGATGGACATCGTCGCCGAGCACAGCACCCGCGCCTACCGCAGTTTCGTCGGCGATGCCGAGTTCATGCGCTATTTCCGCCTGGCCACGCCGATCGACGTGATCGAGCGGATGACCCTGGGCTCGCGGCCGTCGCGGCGGCTGGGCCAGGACGCGGCGCTGGACAACCTGCGTGCGATCCCGTGGGTGTTCGCCTGGAGCCAGGCGCGCGCGGTGATCCCCGGCTGGTACGGCGTGGGCAGCGGCCTGCGCGCGGCGGTGGAGGCCGGCCATGAGGAAACGCTGCGCGAGATGGCCGCCGACTGGCCGTTCTTCCGCACCTTCCTCGACGACATCGCGATGGTGCTGTCCAAGGGCGACCTCAACATCGCCGAGATGTTTTCGCGCCTGGCCGGGCCGCTGCACGAGCGCTTCTTCCCGCGCATCCGCGACGAACTGGCCCTGACCAAGGGCTGGGTGAAGGCGCTGACCGGGCAGGCCTCGCTGCTGCAGCACGATCCGCGCCTGGCGCTGTCGATCCGCCTGCGCAATCCCTACATCGACCCGATCAGCGTGCTGCAGGTGGACCTGCTGCAGCGCTGGCGGGCCACCGACGGCGAGGACGAGGCGTTGCTGCGGGCGCTGGTGGCCTGCGTCAACGGCGTCTCGCAGGGCGTGCAGAACACCGGCTGA
- the ahcY gene encoding adenosylhomocysteinase: MNAVRKSFSTEGDYKVADISLADWGRKELDIAEHEMPGLMSIRRQYAAAKPLAGVRVTGSLHMTIQTAVLIETLKDIGADVRWASCNIFSTQDHAAAAIAVTGTPVFAWKGESLEEYWDCTLDALTFTLADGTQTGPELVVDDGGDVTLLIHKGYELENGSKWVDEAASSHEEQVIKDLLKRVAVERPGYWTRVVKDWKGVSEETTTGVHRLYQLAEAGTLLVPSINVNDSVTKSKFDNLYGCRESLADGLKRAMDVMLAGKVAVVCGYGDVGKGSAHSLRAYGARVIVTEIDPICALQAAMEGFEVNTVEDSLGQADIYVTTTGNKDIIRIEHLTQMKDQAIVCNIGHFDNEIQVDALYKYPGVQKINIKPQVDKFVFPNGNAIFLLAEGRLVNLGCATGHPSFVMSNSFANQTLAQIDLWQNKDSYEKQVYRLPKKLDEEVARLHLEKIGVKLTKLSDDQAAYLGVSVDGPYKPEHYRY; the protein is encoded by the coding sequence ATGAACGCTGTACGCAAGAGCTTTTCCACCGAGGGCGACTACAAGGTCGCCGACATCTCCCTGGCCGATTGGGGCCGCAAGGAGCTGGACATCGCCGAGCACGAAATGCCGGGCCTGATGTCGATCCGCCGCCAGTACGCCGCCGCCAAGCCGCTGGCCGGCGTGCGCGTGACCGGCTCGCTGCACATGACCATCCAGACCGCGGTGCTGATCGAGACGCTGAAGGACATCGGCGCCGACGTGCGCTGGGCCTCGTGCAACATCTTCTCCACCCAGGACCACGCCGCCGCGGCGATCGCCGTCACCGGCACCCCCGTGTTCGCCTGGAAGGGCGAGAGCCTGGAGGAATACTGGGACTGCACCCTCGACGCGCTGACCTTCACCCTGGCCGACGGCACCCAGACCGGTCCGGAGCTGGTGGTGGACGACGGCGGCGACGTCACCCTGCTGATCCACAAGGGCTACGAGCTGGAGAACGGCTCCAAGTGGGTGGACGAGGCGGCTTCCTCGCACGAGGAGCAGGTGATCAAGGACCTGCTCAAGCGCGTGGCGGTCGAGCGCCCCGGCTACTGGACCCGCGTGGTCAAGGACTGGAAGGGCGTGTCCGAGGAGACCACCACCGGCGTGCACCGCCTGTACCAGTTGGCCGAGGCCGGCACCTTGCTGGTGCCGTCGATCAACGTCAACGACTCGGTGACCAAGAGCAAGTTCGACAACCTGTACGGCTGCCGCGAGTCGCTGGCCGACGGCCTCAAGCGCGCGATGGACGTGATGCTGGCCGGCAAGGTCGCCGTGGTCTGCGGCTACGGCGACGTCGGCAAGGGTTCGGCGCACAGCCTGCGCGCCTACGGCGCCCGCGTCATCGTCACCGAGATCGACCCGATCTGCGCGCTGCAGGCGGCGATGGAAGGCTTCGAGGTCAACACCGTCGAGGACAGCCTGGGCCAGGCCGACATCTACGTCACCACCACCGGCAACAAGGACATCATCCGCATCGAGCACCTGACGCAGATGAAGGACCAGGCCATCGTCTGCAACATCGGCCACTTCGACAACGAGATCCAGGTCGATGCGCTGTACAAGTATCCGGGCGTGCAGAAGATCAACATCAAGCCGCAGGTGGACAAGTTCGTGTTCCCGAACGGCAACGCGATCTTCCTGCTGGCCGAAGGCCGCCTGGTCAACCTGGGCTGCGCCACCGGCCACCCCAGCTTCGTGATGTCCAACAGCTTTGCCAACCAGACCCTGGCGCAGATCGACCTGTGGCAGAACAAGGACAGCTACGAAAAGCAGGTCTACCGCCTGCCGAAGAAGCTGGACGAGGAAGTGGCGCGCCTGCACCTGGAAAAGATCGGCGTGAAGCTGACCAAGCTCAGCGACGACCAGGCCGCCTACCTCGGCGTCTCGGTCGACGGCCCGTACAAGCCGGAGCACTACCGGTACTGA
- a CDS encoding DUF3228 family protein has product MSIVLTPFARTRLFPRDARRNAIQDCTPEQFERQLNDAAPLRVLDGYAPFCKLHVHPNWTSTRCLTVPITEANRRLLRSGYEARSREELPVLVRWFEGIEPPVAAYLLPILYSREQLAREGAPIEADWGVVGCLYTAEPQEIPMAPITMLRNALGVEEGGSGVALDREAYRRSVAFWESNANWRP; this is encoded by the coding sequence ATGTCCATCGTCCTGACTCCCTTCGCCCGCACCCGCCTGTTCCCGCGCGACGCTCGCCGCAACGCGATCCAGGACTGCACGCCCGAACAGTTCGAGCGCCAGCTCAACGACGCCGCGCCGCTGCGCGTGCTGGACGGTTACGCGCCGTTCTGCAAGCTGCACGTGCATCCCAACTGGACCTCCACCCGCTGCCTGACCGTGCCGATCACCGAGGCCAATCGCCGCCTGCTGCGTTCCGGCTACGAAGCGCGCAGCAGGGAGGAACTGCCGGTGCTGGTGCGCTGGTTCGAAGGCATCGAGCCGCCGGTCGCCGCGTACCTGCTGCCGATCCTCTACAGCCGCGAGCAGCTGGCACGCGAGGGCGCGCCGATCGAGGCCGACTGGGGCGTGGTCGGCTGCCTCTACACCGCCGAACCGCAGGAGATCCCGATGGCGCCGATCACCATGCTGCGCAACGCGCTGGGCGTGGAGGAGGGCGGCTCGGGCGTGGCGCTGGACCGCGAGGCCTACCGGCGCAGCGTGGCGTTCTGGGAGAGCAATGCGAATTGGCGGCCATAG
- a CDS encoding M14 family metallopeptidase has product MTLDTFYPIGTPGIPWGQAEKAAWLARQRRQRSYQADVVAAIERMRGQLEIVDYGVLDGAGEHYPLLALRSRAWDDALPCMLVTGGVHGYETSGVHGALQFAEGHASEYAGRANLLVAPCVSPWAYERIHRWNADAIDPNRSFREDSPAQESAALLRLVAPLRGRIAMHIDLHETTDSDESEFRPALAARDGVAYEPGGIPDGFYLVGDSENPQPAFQQAVVAAVAQITHIAPADAEGEIIGSPVVAHGVINYPVKKLGLCAGISDARYTTTTEVYPDSPIATPEQCNAAQVAAIRAAIDYALAHP; this is encoded by the coding sequence ATGACACTCGATACCTTCTATCCGATCGGTACGCCCGGCATCCCCTGGGGGCAAGCGGAAAAGGCGGCGTGGCTGGCGCGGCAGCGTCGCCAGCGCAGTTATCAGGCGGACGTGGTGGCGGCGATCGAACGCATGCGCGGGCAGCTGGAGATCGTCGACTACGGCGTGCTGGATGGCGCCGGGGAGCATTATCCGCTGCTGGCGTTGCGCAGCCGCGCGTGGGACGACGCACTGCCATGCATGCTGGTGACCGGCGGCGTGCATGGCTATGAAACCAGCGGCGTGCACGGTGCGCTGCAGTTCGCCGAAGGCCACGCGTCCGAGTACGCCGGCCGCGCCAACCTGCTGGTGGCGCCGTGCGTGAGTCCGTGGGCCTACGAGCGCATCCATCGCTGGAATGCGGATGCCATCGATCCCAACCGGTCGTTCCGCGAGGACAGCCCGGCGCAGGAATCGGCCGCGCTGCTGCGGCTGGTCGCGCCGCTGCGCGGGCGCATCGCGATGCACATCGACCTGCACGAGACCACCGACAGCGACGAATCCGAGTTCCGGCCGGCGTTGGCCGCGCGCGACGGCGTCGCCTACGAGCCCGGTGGCATTCCCGACGGGTTCTACCTGGTCGGCGACAGCGAGAATCCGCAGCCGGCGTTCCAGCAGGCGGTGGTGGCCGCGGTCGCGCAGATCACCCATATCGCGCCCGCCGATGCCGAGGGCGAGATCATCGGCTCGCCGGTGGTGGCGCACGGCGTCATCAACTACCCGGTGAAGAAACTGGGGTTGTGCGCAGGCATCAGCGACGCGCGCTACACCACGACCACCGAGGTCTACCCCGACAGCCCAATTGCCACACCGGAGCAATGCAATGCCGCGCAGGTGGCGGCGATCCGTGCGGCGATCGACTACGCGTTGGCGCATCCCTAG
- a CDS encoding alpha-amylase family protein, which produces MRELPAAATAPVRPHRWRTFLVGLLLTLATASAQADVILHAFNWPYATVEARAAQIAAAGYHKVMVAPAYRSQGSAWWARYQPQDMRVIDNPLGDTEDFASMVQALADVGVETYADVVLNHMANEAATRPDLNYPGSAVLSQYASDPSRYASLRLFGDLSVNFLGAGDFGPAQCITDYNDAYQVRTYRICGGGSDPGLPDLVGNDWVVQQERSYLQSLKALGVTGFRIDAAKHMTFDHLNRVLDAGIRSGVHVFGEVITGGGAGNADYDQFLAPYLQATPHAAYDFPLFNSIRNAFAYGGSMDLLVDPGAYGQALPGSRAVTFAVTHDIPNNAGFRYAILDPVDETLAYAYLLGRDGGVPMVYSDNNESGDNRWVDAYQRDDLKRMIGFHNAAQGSDMQVLSHDACHLLFRRGDLGIVGINKCGTAVNATVAMNGSVLRWNVDYSDALGSGNVVRISSGSYTFSLPPRQARMWKR; this is translated from the coding sequence ATGCGCGAACTGCCCGCCGCTGCAACCGCTCCAGTGCGCCCGCACCGCTGGCGCACGTTCCTCGTCGGCCTGCTGTTGACCCTGGCCACCGCCAGCGCCCAGGCCGATGTCATCCTGCACGCCTTCAATTGGCCCTACGCCACCGTGGAGGCGCGGGCGGCGCAGATCGCCGCGGCCGGCTATCACAAGGTGATGGTGGCGCCGGCCTATCGCTCGCAGGGAAGCGCGTGGTGGGCGCGCTACCAGCCGCAGGACATGCGCGTGATCGACAACCCGCTCGGCGACACCGAGGACTTCGCCAGCATGGTGCAGGCGCTGGCCGATGTCGGCGTGGAAACCTATGCCGACGTGGTGCTCAACCACATGGCCAACGAGGCGGCGACACGTCCGGACCTCAACTACCCCGGCAGCGCGGTGCTGTCGCAGTATGCCTCCGACCCGTCGCGCTACGCATCGCTGCGGCTGTTCGGCGACCTGTCGGTGAACTTCCTCGGCGCCGGCGACTTCGGTCCGGCGCAATGCATCACCGACTACAACGACGCCTACCAGGTGCGCACCTACCGCATCTGCGGCGGCGGCAGCGATCCCGGCCTGCCCGACCTGGTCGGCAACGACTGGGTGGTGCAGCAGGAGCGCAGCTATCTGCAGTCGCTGAAGGCGCTGGGCGTCACCGGCTTCCGCATCGACGCGGCCAAGCACATGACCTTCGACCATCTCAATCGCGTGCTCGACGCCGGCATCCGTTCCGGGGTGCACGTGTTCGGCGAGGTCATCACCGGCGGCGGCGCCGGCAACGCCGACTACGACCAGTTCCTGGCGCCCTATCTGCAGGCCACGCCGCATGCGGCCTACGATTTCCCGCTGTTCAACTCGATCCGCAACGCCTTCGCCTACGGCGGCAGCATGGACCTGCTGGTCGATCCTGGCGCCTACGGCCAGGCGCTGCCCGGCAGTCGCGCGGTGACCTTCGCCGTCACCCACGACATTCCCAACAACGCCGGCTTCCGCTACGCGATCCTCGACCCGGTCGACGAGACCCTGGCCTATGCGTATCTGCTCGGCCGCGACGGCGGCGTGCCGATGGTGTACTCGGACAACAACGAGAGCGGCGACAACCGCTGGGTGGACGCCTACCAGCGCGACGACCTCAAGCGCATGATCGGCTTCCACAACGCCGCGCAGGGCAGCGACATGCAGGTGCTGTCGCACGATGCCTGCCACCTGCTGTTCCGCCGCGGCGACCTGGGCATCGTCGGCATCAACAAGTGCGGCACCGCGGTCAACGCCACGGTGGCGATGAACGGCAGCGTGCTGCGCTGGAACGTGGACTACAGCGACGCGCTCGGCTCCGGCAACGTGGTGCGCATCTCCAGCGGCAGCTACACCTTCAGCCTGCCGCCGCGGCAGGCGCGGATGTGGAAGCGCTGA
- the metF gene encoding methylenetetrahydrofolate reductase [NAD(P)H]: protein MTAISFEFYPPKTDEQRAQLDRTAARLKAYAPEYVSCTFGAGGSTLSYTSETVRHLKQHHGFEAAPHLSCVGGSREEIRELLKLYRAIGCRRLVALRGDLPSGMGHPGDLRYAADLIAFIRAEHGDAFHLEVGAYPETHPQASDALSDLRHFKAKVDAGADGAITQYFYNADAYFHFVDAVRKLGVQIPIVPGIMPISNFSQLRRFSEQCGAEIPRWIGKRMQAYGDDADAIREFGADLVASLCERLIAGGAPSLHFYTLNLAKPTVGVLSRLA from the coding sequence ATGACCGCCATCAGCTTCGAGTTCTATCCGCCCAAGACCGACGAGCAGCGGGCGCAGCTGGACCGCACCGCCGCACGCCTGAAGGCCTACGCGCCGGAGTACGTGTCGTGCACCTTCGGCGCCGGCGGCTCGACCCTGAGCTACACCTCCGAGACGGTGCGCCACCTCAAGCAGCATCATGGTTTCGAGGCGGCGCCGCACCTGTCGTGCGTCGGCGGCAGCCGCGAAGAGATCCGCGAATTGCTCAAGCTGTACCGCGCGATCGGCTGCCGGCGCCTGGTCGCGCTGCGCGGCGACCTGCCCTCGGGCATGGGCCATCCCGGCGACCTGCGCTACGCCGCCGACCTGATCGCCTTCATCCGCGCCGAGCACGGCGACGCCTTCCACCTGGAGGTCGGCGCCTATCCGGAAACGCATCCGCAGGCCAGCGACGCGCTGAGCGACCTGCGCCATTTCAAGGCCAAGGTCGACGCCGGCGCCGATGGCGCGATCACCCAGTACTTCTACAACGCCGACGCGTATTTCCATTTCGTGGATGCGGTGCGCAAGCTCGGCGTGCAGATCCCGATCGTGCCGGGGATCATGCCGATCTCCAATTTCAGCCAGCTGCGGCGTTTCTCCGAGCAATGCGGTGCGGAGATCCCGCGCTGGATCGGCAAGCGCATGCAGGCCTACGGCGACGATGCCGACGCCATCCGCGAGTTCGGCGCCGACCTGGTCGCGTCGCTGTGCGAACGCCTGATCGCCGGCGGCGCGCCGTCGCTGCACTTCTACACGCTCAACCTGGCCAAGCCCACCGTCGGCGTGCTGTCGCGCCTGGCGTGA
- a CDS encoding DUF4124 domain-containing protein, whose product MRAPSSMLLLLCLCAAPAAAQKVNRCTGADGATVFSDRRCEDLGAIDRLPPRAAPSAASEGASGLYRPQCVRRLSELAQQIRTAVDARDVNRLSTLYWWNGVSDDAARRILDRLDAIVQRPLVAIVPVTPEPASYPPAVPAAADALATAEQRTSSTTPATAQASTEAPLGDSATPPRARATGLRLEQTFGGSATPTSTVLGLRRQYNCFWISF is encoded by the coding sequence ATGCGCGCGCCTTCGTCGATGCTCCTGTTGCTCTGCCTGTGCGCCGCGCCCGCAGCTGCGCAAAAGGTCAACCGCTGCACCGGCGCCGACGGCGCCACGGTGTTCAGCGATCGCCGCTGCGAGGACCTGGGCGCGATCGACCGGCTGCCGCCACGCGCCGCGCCCAGTGCGGCCAGCGAGGGCGCCAGCGGCCTGTACCGGCCGCAGTGCGTGCGCCGGCTCAGCGAACTGGCGCAGCAGATCCGCACCGCGGTGGACGCGCGCGACGTCAATCGCCTGTCCACGCTGTATTGGTGGAACGGCGTCTCGGACGACGCGGCGCGGCGCATCCTCGACCGCCTGGACGCGATCGTCCAGCGGCCGCTGGTCGCGATCGTGCCGGTGACGCCGGAGCCGGCGTCTTACCCGCCAGCCGTACCCGCCGCGGCCGACGCCTTGGCCACTGCGGAGCAACGCACCTCCAGCACCACGCCTGCGACAGCGCAGGCATCGACCGAGGCCCCGCTCGGCGACAGCGCTACGCCGCCGCGCGCACGCGCGACCGGCTTGCGCCTGGAGCAGACCTTCGGCGGCAGCGCGACACCGACCTCGACCGTGCTGGGCCTGCGCCGGCAGTACAACTGCTTCTGGATCAGTTTCTAG
- a CDS encoding Nudix family hydrolase: MSEPLRSIHVVAGVITDARGRILLTRRTEGRDLAGLWEFPGGKREPGETSEQALVRELQEELGIEATVGAQLMEVPQRYPDKRLRLEMRQVLSWKGTARGREGQALTWVTPDKLGRYAMPPADQPVVAMLRQPDRYLVTPEPVEPERWLAALERALQGGVQRVQLRARSLPAASWQPLARAAAVLCAARGAQVLVNRDLALAQELGIGVHLGSEQLAQFDARPLPPGQCVAASCHRLEELQAAQRIGCDFAVVGPLAATASHPGAATLGWDAFERLREEVALPLYPIGGLLPAQVAEARRHGGQGIAAIRGLWPVDVDAA, encoded by the coding sequence ATGTCCGAACCGCTCAGATCCATCCATGTCGTCGCCGGGGTCATCACCGATGCCCGCGGCCGTATCCTGCTGACCCGGCGTACCGAGGGCCGCGATCTCGCCGGTCTGTGGGAATTCCCCGGCGGCAAGCGCGAGCCTGGCGAGACGTCCGAGCAGGCCCTGGTGCGCGAGCTGCAGGAGGAACTGGGCATCGAGGCGACGGTCGGCGCGCAGCTGATGGAAGTGCCGCAGCGCTATCCGGACAAGCGGCTGCGTCTGGAGATGCGCCAGGTGCTGTCGTGGAAGGGCACCGCGCGCGGCCGCGAAGGCCAGGCGCTGACCTGGGTGACGCCGGACAAGCTGGGGCGTTACGCGATGCCGCCGGCCGACCAGCCGGTGGTGGCGATGCTGCGCCAGCCCGATCGCTATCTGGTCACGCCGGAGCCGGTCGAGCCCGAGCGCTGGCTGGCGGCGCTGGAGCGCGCGCTGCAAGGCGGCGTGCAACGCGTGCAGTTGCGCGCGCGCAGCCTGCCGGCCGCCAGCTGGCAGCCGCTGGCGCGGGCCGCGGCGGTGCTGTGCGCGGCGCGTGGCGCGCAGGTGCTGGTCAACCGCGATCTGGCCCTGGCGCAGGAACTGGGCATCGGCGTGCATCTGGGGTCGGAGCAACTTGCGCAGTTCGACGCGCGCCCGCTGCCGCCGGGGCAATGCGTCGCCGCGTCCTGCCATCGCCTGGAGGAGCTGCAGGCGGCGCAGCGGATCGGCTGCGACTTCGCCGTGGTCGGCCCGCTGGCGGCCACCGCCAGCCATCCCGGCGCGGCGACGCTGGGCTGGGACGCGTTCGAGCGCCTGCGCGAGGAAGTGGCGCTGCCGCTGTACCCGATCGGCGGCCTGCTGCCGGCGCAGGTGGCCGAAGCGCGCCGCCATGGCGGCCAGGGCATCGCCGCGATCCGCGGCCTGTGGCCGGTGGACGTGGACGCTGCCTGA
- a CDS encoding VOC family protein, protein MEPSPSLELKVFVPARDFALSVDFYREVGFVPEPLGDGLVCFRHGEHCAFLLQDFYEQGLAHNLMLHLAVMDADAWWRRFEAADLAGRYGARVGVPEDRPWGMRDFTLHDPGGVLWRIGHELPE, encoded by the coding sequence GTGGAGCCTTCCCCCAGTCTCGAATTGAAGGTGTTCGTGCCGGCGCGCGACTTTGCGCTGTCCGTGGACTTCTATCGCGAGGTGGGATTCGTGCCGGAGCCGCTTGGCGACGGACTCGTCTGTTTCCGCCATGGCGAGCACTGTGCGTTCCTGCTGCAGGATTTCTACGAGCAGGGGCTGGCGCACAACCTGATGCTGCACCTGGCGGTGATGGACGCGGATGCGTGGTGGCGGCGGTTCGAGGCGGCCGACCTGGCCGGCCGTTACGGCGCGCGCGTCGGCGTGCCGGAGGACCGGCCGTGGGGCATGCGCGACTTCACCCTGCACGATCCGGGCGGGGTGCTGTGGCGGATCGGGCACGAGTTGCCGGAGTGA